The stretch of DNA AAGGTTGTTTACCGATGAGCTCCTGAGCCTTGTTTTCGCCAAAGAGCCTTTGCCCATAATCGTATGCCGCCCGGATGTCCTCTGCAGCCTGTGTTTTGGAAACAACAACCAACCTGACATGTTCCGGCAATTTCCGGCGGATATTTTCAAGGGTTTCCTGTATCGACATAAAGTACAGATTTTTTGAGTGAGTGTACGAAATCATTAAAGAAATCAATCTTGCAAAAATACTAAAAGACTATAAAGATATTGCAATCTGGCATTAGAGTGAACTCTGGTGATAGGGGCAAAGGAGTTACCATTAATTTCATAATTTTGTCGTGAAAAACAATTCCGGGAGAGTCATGCGCAGGATACTTATAAACTTTATATTGCAGTTTTTATTCTGGATTTTATTTTTTGCTTTTGCCCGGGTGATATTTCTGGTTTATCATGCCAGACTTCTGGCAGAGGAACATACCGGATTCTTACATACACTGGCATCGTTTTGGTATGCGCTCAAGCTCGATGCGGCCACTACCTGTTACATCCTTGTATTTCCGTTTCTTTTATTAGTGGTGCAGTCACTTTACAGCCCGCCTTGGCTGAATGTCATCAATAAAATCTATACGGCCGTTGTCCTGTTCGTATATTCACTGATAACTACAGCTGAGCTGGGTATTTACTTCGAATGGAAAACAAAGCTTCATTATAAGGCTTTGATGTATCTCATGCACCCAAAAGAAATTTACGACTCGGCCGAAACATCAACATTTATTATTCTTTTGGCTATTCTCATCATTCAGTTTCTGGGAGGATTACTTTTTTATTTAAATTTTTTTTATAAACCTGTCATTCATTTCAAACGGAAGATTGGTTTTTCAGTTTTATTTTTTATCGTGACTTCTGCTGTACTTTTCGTTGGTGGCAGGGGAGGGCTGCAACCTATTCCCATTAACCAGAGCGAAAGCTATTACTCCCGGTTTAATATCCTGAACCTGGCCTCGACCAACTCCGCTTTTAACCTGTATATCAGTTTCTATGAGAACCATAAATATCTCGGGAAGAATCCATTTAACTTTTATGATCTGAATGATGCCAAAAAGGAAGTAAGTGCAATTTATTCGGTTCCAACTGATACGACTATTCAGATTCTCAAAACAAATCGCCCCAACATCGTCATTTTGATTCTTGAAAGCTGGGCAGGCGATCTGATCGGGACTTTAGGTGGTGAGCCGGGTATTGCTCCTGAATTTCACGAGCTCGAAAAAAGTGGCCTGCTATTCACTAATATTTATGTCAGCGGCACGAGGTCGGAACAGGGAATGGGGTGTATCTTCAGCGGTTTCCCCTCGCATCCCATCTCCTCCATTGCCGTCCAACCTGATAAATATACTAAGCTGCCAAGCATTATCCCAATCCTGAAAAATCAGGGCTATGCCACATCGTTCTATTTTGGCGGTCAGCTTATTTACGGCAACATCAAAAGCTATATCATCTGGAATGATTTTGACCGGATTAAGGAAGTCTACGACTTCGATGATAGTCTGCCAAGAGGAAAACTGGGCATCCATGACCAATATACCCTGAATGAACAACTGAATGATCTGATGGCGGAAAAGCAACCGTTCTTTTCGGCTTTGTTTACAGTGAGCACCCATTCACCATTTGATATGCCGATAGCTGAAAAAATAGATTGGGGTTATAATGCTAACATAAACGATTATTTGAATTCGGCTCATTACACCGACCATTGCCTGGGTGATTACTTTAGAAAAGCTGCTAAAGAGACCTGGTTCGACAATACCTTGTTCATCCTTGTAGCCGATCACAGCCATTATTCTCAGAAAAACTGGAATTATTATTCGCCCCAGTACCATAAGATTCCCCTTCTCTTTTACGGGAATGTCATCAAGGATGAATTTAAGGGAAAGACATGTGCCAGAATAGGCTCTCAAACCGACATCGCGGCCACCTTGTTCGGGCAGATGGGATTGTCTGCTGCCGCATTCCACTGGAGCAAAAACCTTTTAAATCCATACTGCCCGCAATTTGCCTATGTCGCTTTTGAAGAAGGAATCGGGTGGATACGACCAGAAGGTTCTTTCTTTTTCGATAACAGAATAAACCACTATTATTATGATGACCTTCCCTCTGCCTCGAAAGATCAGATCATCAGGGAAGGAAAATCATTTCTGGAGGTGCTTTTTCAGGAATATTTAGACTATTAACAGTTAGCAGTCGGCAGTCAGCAGTCGGCAGTGAGGATAAAGTCTTTCATCCAAACGCAGACCGCAGACTGCCGACTGTCGACTTATTTTTTGACGCAATAATAGCATACTTTCGGTGAAGCGATCTTTTCCTCCGTTTTAAGTGCTTTTATTGCCTTATCAACTTCCTTTTTATCAATACCGGCTTTATCAGCAATTTCCTGTGATTTTAAGGGCGTTGTAGAATCCTTTAAGGTTTTAAAAACTAATTCCTTAATTTCCATAATCAGTAATTATTAAGGGTACCTCTAAAAACTTTTATTTATTAGAAATTTGAAAGACAAAACAACCATACTTTAAATTTTCAGCTCCGAAAGCCTCATCATATTGGGCTAAACGGTGCTGGACTTATAATCGTTCTTTGACTTTTTGTATCCT from Bacteroidota bacterium encodes:
- a CDS encoding MarR family transcriptional regulator, which produces MEIKELVFKTLKDSTTPLKSQEIADKAGIDKKEVDKAIKALKTEEKIASPKVCYYCVKK
- a CDS encoding sulfatase-like hydrolase/transferase → MRRILINFILQFLFWILFFAFARVIFLVYHARLLAEEHTGFLHTLASFWYALKLDAATTCYILVFPFLLLVVQSLYSPPWLNVINKIYTAVVLFVYSLITTAELGIYFEWKTKLHYKALMYLMHPKEIYDSAETSTFIILLAILIIQFLGGLLFYLNFFYKPVIHFKRKIGFSVLFFIVTSAVLFVGGRGGLQPIPINQSESYYSRFNILNLASTNSAFNLYISFYENHKYLGKNPFNFYDLNDAKKEVSAIYSVPTDTTIQILKTNRPNIVILILESWAGDLIGTLGGEPGIAPEFHELEKSGLLFTNIYVSGTRSEQGMGCIFSGFPSHPISSIAVQPDKYTKLPSIIPILKNQGYATSFYFGGQLIYGNIKSYIIWNDFDRIKEVYDFDDSLPRGKLGIHDQYTLNEQLNDLMAEKQPFFSALFTVSTHSPFDMPIAEKIDWGYNANINDYLNSAHYTDHCLGDYFRKAAKETWFDNTLFILVADHSHYSQKNWNYYSPQYHKIPLLFYGNVIKDEFKGKTCARIGSQTDIAATLFGQMGLSAAAFHWSKNLLNPYCPQFAYVAFEEGIGWIRPEGSFFFDNRINHYYYDDLPSASKDQIIREGKSFLEVLFQEYLDY